The proteins below are encoded in one region of Brassica napus cultivar Da-Ae chromosome A6, Da-Ae, whole genome shotgun sequence:
- the LOC106348520 gene encoding ubiquitin-like domain-containing protein CIP73, whose translation MAHTGNDEVMASQCASAMVEINIKTLDSQTHTLRVDKCVPVPALKEQIASVTGVVTEQQRLICRGQVMKDDQLLSAYHVEDGHTLHMVVRQPIPPLAEGLAGNAAADPAASAGDQPSGQRSRVLVGSFNIDQADGVYSDLGQIVSAVLGSLGISNTEGGNGMEGVDAMGPLLESLTRSSGGRSVTPNEADQTSTPLASSQPAVIPDSLSTLSEYLNHLRQEFAANGSNANNLQVPVNSMGNVQESTSTTGEGRIPRPSHLAEVLQSTRQLLTGEVADCLSNLSRQLVDHVNVTDPSTRRSCQSNMIQSGTLLENLGISLMELGRTTMMLRLGQNLCDDAVVNAGPAVFISPTGGNLLPSHSSRTGTSIGGLQAGTTHSSPFGGQSVTSTPRNIEIRIRTGSWMPSSGTNQREESNTQQTPGQSVPPPPSGTTDSAPSVRGPSETPRNPVALVIPVVARYQQVSTGERNSTGLNGGHQPVAESSRQPQSANTPGDSSSSPGARGFAEFRNRIHQILRPVTSREEPQVAVYSSATASTDTNEAVSNAQVEPAATGMDEGNFISSVLQQIMPFISHNVPSSSSAETAGRGSNSNRQASSRQEEEGAERGESSRRPEPPSSPESKRQKRE comes from the exons ATGGCACACACTGGCAACGATGAAGTTATGGCATCTCAGTGTGCTAGTGCTATGGTTGAGATCAATATCAAGACTTTGGATTCTCAAACCCACACCTTACGTGTCGATAAATGT GTTCCTGTTCCCGCTTTGAAGGAGCAAATTGCTTCCGTTACTGGGGTTGTTACAGAACAACAACGCTTGATATGTCGAGGACAAGTAATGAAGGATGATCAACTTCTCTCAGCCTATC ATGTTGAAGATGGCCACACTCTGCATATGGTTGTCAGACAACCCATTCCCCCATTAGCCGAGGGTTTAGCTGGTAATGCAG cGGCTGATCCTGCTGCAAGTGCGGGTGACCAGCCGAGCGGTCAACGATCACGAGTTTTAGTAGGATCCTTCAACATCGATCAAGCAGATGGAGTCTATTCAGATCTTGGTCAG ATTGTTTCAGCTGTTCTGGGTTCACTTGGGATCTCTAATACAGAAGGTGGTAATGGTATGGAAGGAGTTGATGCTATG GGTCCCCTTCTTGAGAGTCTAACTCGGAGTTCTGGAGGACGATCTGTCACACCAAATGAGGCCGACCAGACATCTACACCCTTGGCATCTTCACAACCAGCT GTGATTCCAGATTCATTGTCAACCTTATCCGAATATCTGAATCATCTGAGACAAGAATTTGCTGCAAATG gtagCAATGCTAATAACTTGCAAGTTCCTGTAAATTCAATGGGAAATGTGCAAGAGTCTACTTCTACTACTGGAGAGGGTCGGATTCCAAGGCCATCTCATTTGGCTGAAGTGCTGCAATCAACAAGGCAATTGTTGACCGGTGAAGTAGCAGATTGTTTATCT AATCTCTCAAGGCAGCTGGTGGATCATGTTAACGTGACCGATCCCTCAACCCGAAGGTCGTGCCAGTCAAACATGATTCAGTCAGGAACCCTCTTGGAGAACTTAGGCATTTCGCTTATGGAGCTTGGCCGTACCACCATGATGCTCCGCCTGGGACAAAACCTGTGC GATGATGCTGTTGTGAATGCTGGGCCTGCAGTGTTCATATCCCCTACAGGAGGAAATCTCTTGCCG TCACACTCGTCTCGGACGGGGACGAGTATTGGAGGCCTACAAGCAGGAACTACACATTCTAGCCCTTTCGGTGGACAATCAGTTACCTCTACCCCTAGAAATATTGAGATAAGAATACGCACAG GATCTTGGATGCCCTCCAGTGGGACAAACCAGAGAGAAGAAAGTAATACACAACAAACCCCTGGACAGTCGGTCCCTCCTCCACCCAGCGGCACTACTGATTCTGCCCCTTCAGTGAGAGGGCCATCTGAAACTCCTCGAAATCCCGTGGCCTTAGTTATACCAGTTGTTGCTAGATATCAACAGGTATCTACTGGCGAACGTAACTCCACAGGACTAAATGGTGGACATCAGCCTGTCGCTGAATCTTCTAGGCAGCCACAGAGTGCCAATACTCCAG GTGATAGCAGTTCTTCTCCAGGCGCTCGAGGCTTCGCTGAGTTCAGAAACAGAATCCATCAGATTTTGAGACCCGTGACTAGTCGAGAAGAGCCTCAGGTGGCAGTATATTCATCTGCCACAGCATCAACTGACACAAACGAAGCAGTTTCAAATGCACAAGTAGAGCCAGCAGCAACAGGGATGGATGAAGGGAATTTCATATCAAGTGTTCTTCAGCAAATCATGCCATTCATATCTCACAACGTGCCTTCCTCAAGCTCAGCTGAAACTGCAGGCAGAGGCAGCAATAGCAATAGACAAGCCTCTTCAAGACAG GAGGAGGAAGGAGCAGAGAGAGGGGAATCAAGTAGGAGACCTGAACCACCGTCATCTCCAGAGTCAAAACGTCAGAAG agagagtga
- the LOC106348523 gene encoding LOW QUALITY PROTEIN: uncharacterized protein LOC106348523 (The sequence of the model RefSeq protein was modified relative to this genomic sequence to represent the inferred CDS: inserted 1 base in 1 codon), producing MVFNSSKTRSSGPVLRSVSPSGRFYGGVSSPSSSGFASSTSSSFSSTSFFSNRRQQQXSHHRSASPTRVNLFTSTPLNQSFRYSIDNRSVSPNQSVAVSKPSGNKIPDSRRRCMCSPTTHPGSFRCSLHKNVANPHGQGAATYSTNGLNMRRSAMTNSLVRIGGVEGEWVRRALTTLIRPSSHQLKRRSAYQPRPSRLSSMSKADDV from the exons atggtGTTTAACTCTTCTAAAACCAGATCCAGCGGGCCGGTGCTACGCTCCGTATCACCGTCAGGTCGTTTCTACGGCGGCGTATCGTCTCCTTCCTCATCAGGTTTCGCTTCCTCCACAAGCTCGAGCTTCTCGTCTACATCCTTTTTCAGCAACCGCCGTCAACAGC CATCCCACCACAGATCCGCGTCTCCCACCCGCGTGAACCTCTTCACCTCAACGCCGTTGAACCAGTCGTTCCGTTACTCGATCGATAACAGATCCGTCTCCCCCAACCAATCCGTCGCCGTTTCGAAGCCGAGCGGCAATAAGATCCCCGATTCGCGAAGGAGGTGTATGTGTTCGCCGACGACTCATCCCGGATCCTTCCGGTGTAGTTTGCATAAGAACGTGGCGAATCCGCACGGTCAAGGCGCGGCGACGTATTCGACGAACGGATTGAATATGCGTAGATCGGCGATGACGAATTCGCTGGTGAGAATCGGTGGTGTTGAAGGTGAGTGGGTGAGAAGAGCGTTGACGACGCTGATAAGGCCTTCGTCGCATCAGCTGAAGAGGCGATCTGCTTATCAGCCGAGGCCTAGCAGGCTATCGTCTATGTCGAAGGCGGATGATGTTTGA
- the LOC106348521 gene encoding homeobox protein knotted-1-like 3 isoform X2, producing the protein MAFHQNHLSQDLSFNHFTDQHQPPPPPPPPQQQQHFQDAAPPNWLNTALLRSDNNFLNLHTTAANATAASSSDSPSSAAAVAANQWLSRSSSFLQRTANNNNNNAAASVVGDVIDDVTGGGAEQMLSGGENKNDGGGGGEGVVSWQNARHKAEILSHPLYEQLLSAHVACLRIATPVDQLPRIDAQLAQSQHVVAKYSTLGGGGQGLVGDDKELDQFMTHYVLLLCSFKEQLQQHVRVHAMEAVMACWEIEQSLQSLTGVSPGEGMGATMSDDEDEQVESDANMFDGGLDVLGFGPLIPTESERSLMERVRQELKHELKQGYKEKIVDIREEILRKRRAGKLPGDTTSVLKAWWQSHSKWPYPTEEDKARLVQETGLQLKQINNWFINQRKRNWHSNPSSSTVLKNKRKR; encoded by the exons ATGGCGTTTCATCAGAATCATCTCTCTCAAGACCTCTCTTTCAATCACTTCACCGACCAACACCAACCTCCTCCGCCTCCTCCACCtcctcaacaacaacaacatttcCAGGACGCCGCGCCTCCCAACTGGCTCAACACGGCTCTCCTCCGCTCCGACAACAACTTCCTCAACCTCCACACGACCGCCGCCAACGCCACCGCCGCGAGCAGCTCCGACTCTCCTtcctccgccgccgccgtcgCCGCTAACCAGTGGCTGTCCCGCTCCTCCTCCTTCCTCCAACGCACcgcaaacaacaacaacaacaacgccGCAGCCTCCGTCGTCGGAGACGTCATCGACGACGTAACCGGAGGAGGAGCCGAGCAGATGCTGAGCGGCGGCGAGAACAAGAACgacggtggaggaggaggagaaggagtCGTGAGCTGGCAGAATGCGAGGCACAAGGCGGAGATCCTCTCTCATCCTCTCTACGAGCAGCTTCTGTCGGCGCACGTCGCGTGTCTGAGAATCGCTACTCCGGTCGATCAGCTGCCGAGGATCGACGCGCAGCTCGCTCAGTCGCAGCACGTCGTCGCCAAGTACTCGACTCTAGGAGGCGGCGGGCAGGGACTCGTCGGCGACGACAAGGAGCTTGACCAGTTCatg ACGCATTATGTGCTGCTTCTGTGTTCTTTCAAAGAGCAACTGCAACAGCACGTGCGTGTTCATGCGATGGAAGCTGTGATGGCTTGTTGGGAGATTGAGCAGTCTCTTCAAAGCTTAACCG GAGTGTCTCCTGGTGAAGGAATGGGGGCAACAATGTCTGACGATGAAGATGAACAAGTAGAGAGCGATGCTAATATGTTCGATGGGGGATTAGATGTATTGGGTTTTGGTCCTTTGATTCCTACTGAGAGTGAGAGATCTTTGATGGAACGTGTTAGACAAGAACTCAAACATGAACTCAAACAG GGTTACAAGGAGAAGATAGTAGACATAAGAGAGGAGATACTGAGGAAGAGAAGAGCTGGGAAGCTACCAGGAGACACCACCTCTGTTCTCAAAGCATGGTGGCAGTCTCATTCCAAATGGCCTTACCCTACT GAGGAAGATAAGGCGAGGTTGGTGCAGGAGACAGGTTTGCAGCTAAAGCAGATAAACAATTGGTTCATCAATCAGAGAAAGAGGAACTGGCACAGCAATCCATCTTCTTCCACTGTCTTGAAGAACAAACGCAAAAG GTGA
- the LOC106348521 gene encoding homeobox protein knotted-1-like 3 isoform X1: protein MAFHQNHLSQDLSFNHFTDQHQPPPPPPPPQQQQHFQDAAPPNWLNTALLRSDNNFLNLHTTAANATAASSSDSPSSAAAVAANQWLSRSSSFLQRTANNNNNNAAASVVGDVIDDVTGGGAEQMLSGGENKNDGGGGGEGVVSWQNARHKAEILSHPLYEQLLSAHVACLRIATPVDQLPRIDAQLAQSQHVVAKYSTLGGGGQGLVGDDKELDQFMTHYVLLLCSFKEQLQQHVRVHAMEAVMACWEIEQSLQSLTGVSPGEGMGATMSDDEDEQVESDANMFDGGLDVLGFGPLIPTESERSLMERVRQELKHELKQGYKEKIVDIREEILRKRRAGKLPGDTTSVLKAWWQSHSKWPYPTEEDKARLVQETGLQLKQINNWFINQRKRNWHSNPSSSTVLKNKRKSNAGDNSGRERFT, encoded by the exons ATGGCGTTTCATCAGAATCATCTCTCTCAAGACCTCTCTTTCAATCACTTCACCGACCAACACCAACCTCCTCCGCCTCCTCCACCtcctcaacaacaacaacatttcCAGGACGCCGCGCCTCCCAACTGGCTCAACACGGCTCTCCTCCGCTCCGACAACAACTTCCTCAACCTCCACACGACCGCCGCCAACGCCACCGCCGCGAGCAGCTCCGACTCTCCTtcctccgccgccgccgtcgCCGCTAACCAGTGGCTGTCCCGCTCCTCCTCCTTCCTCCAACGCACcgcaaacaacaacaacaacaacgccGCAGCCTCCGTCGTCGGAGACGTCATCGACGACGTAACCGGAGGAGGAGCCGAGCAGATGCTGAGCGGCGGCGAGAACAAGAACgacggtggaggaggaggagaaggagtCGTGAGCTGGCAGAATGCGAGGCACAAGGCGGAGATCCTCTCTCATCCTCTCTACGAGCAGCTTCTGTCGGCGCACGTCGCGTGTCTGAGAATCGCTACTCCGGTCGATCAGCTGCCGAGGATCGACGCGCAGCTCGCTCAGTCGCAGCACGTCGTCGCCAAGTACTCGACTCTAGGAGGCGGCGGGCAGGGACTCGTCGGCGACGACAAGGAGCTTGACCAGTTCatg ACGCATTATGTGCTGCTTCTGTGTTCTTTCAAAGAGCAACTGCAACAGCACGTGCGTGTTCATGCGATGGAAGCTGTGATGGCTTGTTGGGAGATTGAGCAGTCTCTTCAAAGCTTAACCG GAGTGTCTCCTGGTGAAGGAATGGGGGCAACAATGTCTGACGATGAAGATGAACAAGTAGAGAGCGATGCTAATATGTTCGATGGGGGATTAGATGTATTGGGTTTTGGTCCTTTGATTCCTACTGAGAGTGAGAGATCTTTGATGGAACGTGTTAGACAAGAACTCAAACATGAACTCAAACAG GGTTACAAGGAGAAGATAGTAGACATAAGAGAGGAGATACTGAGGAAGAGAAGAGCTGGGAAGCTACCAGGAGACACCACCTCTGTTCTCAAAGCATGGTGGCAGTCTCATTCCAAATGGCCTTACCCTACT GAGGAAGATAAGGCGAGGTTGGTGCAGGAGACAGGTTTGCAGCTAAAGCAGATAAACAATTGGTTCATCAATCAGAGAAAGAGGAACTGGCACAGCAATCCATCTTCTTCCACTGTCTTGAAGAACAAACGCAAAAG CAATGCAGGTGACAATAGCGGAAGAGAGCGGTTCACGTAG